A single region of the Vanacampus margaritifer isolate UIUO_Vmar chromosome 13, RoL_Vmar_1.0, whole genome shotgun sequence genome encodes:
- the LOC144062713 gene encoding chymotrypsin-like elastase family member 3B isoform X2 gives MLPILGLLVLQVALALGCGTPGVQPNTDRVVNGEDARPHSWPWQISLQVKHGSRYHHTCGGTLIAPRWVLTAGHCIWPGDIYRVVLGEHDMSQQEGTEQIRDILRIVVHPKWDIEHVGDGNDLALLKLDKSPIMTDSISPACLPPAGEIPAHGAACYITGWGNLYSHGPMPAKLQQALLPVVQHSVCSRSDWWGINVKTTMICAGGDAVSGCNGDSGGPLNCQGEDGRWYVQGVTSFVSSRVCNESKKPTVFTRTSAFAQWLNDVMQRY, from the exons ATGCTGCCGATACTGGGTCTCCTCGTCCTGCAAGTAGCCTTGG CGCTTGGGTGTGGTACACCAGGAGTGCAGCCGAACACCGATCGGGTGGTAAACGGAGAGGATGCTCGCCCTCACAGCTGGCCctggcag aTCTCCCTGCAGGTGAAGCACGGCAGCCGCTACCACCACACTTGCGGAGGAACTCTGATAGCGCCTCGCTGGGTGCTGACGGCCGGGCACTGCATCTG GCCGGGGGACATTTACCGCGTGGTGCTAGGCGAACATGACATGAGCCAACAGGAAGGTACGGAGCAGATCCGCGACATCCTGCGTATCGTCGTCCACCCGAAATGGGACATCGAACATGTAGGCGATGG CAATGACCTGGCCCTGCTGAAGCTGGATAAGAGTCCCATCATGACTGACAGCATCAGCCCGGCTTGTCTCCCGCCGGCCGGCGAGATCCCCGCCCACGGGGCTGCGTGCTACATCACCGGCTGGGGCAACCTTTACA GCCACGGTCCGATGCCGGCCAAACTGCAACAGGCCTTGCTGCCCGTGGTGCAGCACAGCGTGTGCAGTCGGAGCGACTGGTGGGGCATCAACGTCAAGACCACCATGATCTGCGCCGGCGGAGACGCTGTGTCGGGGTGTAAT ggCGACTCCGGCGGCCCTCTCAACTGTCAGGGCGAGGACGGCCGCTGGTACGTGCAAGGCGTCACCAGCTTTGTGTCATCACGAGTGTGCAACGAGTCTAAGAAGCCAACCGTCTTCACTCGAACCTCCGCCTTTGCCCAATGGCTCAACGAC GTGATGCAGCGCTACTGA
- the LOC144062713 gene encoding chymotrypsin-like elastase family member 3B isoform X1, protein MLPILGLLVLQVALALGCGTPGVQPNTDRVVNGEDARPHSWPWQISLQVKHGSRYHHTCGGTLIAPRWVLTAGHCIWPGDIYRVVLGEHDMSQQEGTEQIRDILRIVVHPKWDIEHVGDGNDLALLKLDKSPIMTDSISPACLPPAGEIPAHGAACYITGWGNLYSHGPMPAKLQQALLPVVQHSVCSRSDWWGINVKTTMICAGGDAVSGCNGDSGGPLNCQGEDGRWYVQGVTSFVSSRVCNESKKPTVFTRTSAFAQWLNDVSRHTHSQPPGHICKL, encoded by the exons ATGCTGCCGATACTGGGTCTCCTCGTCCTGCAAGTAGCCTTGG CGCTTGGGTGTGGTACACCAGGAGTGCAGCCGAACACCGATCGGGTGGTAAACGGAGAGGATGCTCGCCCTCACAGCTGGCCctggcag aTCTCCCTGCAGGTGAAGCACGGCAGCCGCTACCACCACACTTGCGGAGGAACTCTGATAGCGCCTCGCTGGGTGCTGACGGCCGGGCACTGCATCTG GCCGGGGGACATTTACCGCGTGGTGCTAGGCGAACATGACATGAGCCAACAGGAAGGTACGGAGCAGATCCGCGACATCCTGCGTATCGTCGTCCACCCGAAATGGGACATCGAACATGTAGGCGATGG CAATGACCTGGCCCTGCTGAAGCTGGATAAGAGTCCCATCATGACTGACAGCATCAGCCCGGCTTGTCTCCCGCCGGCCGGCGAGATCCCCGCCCACGGGGCTGCGTGCTACATCACCGGCTGGGGCAACCTTTACA GCCACGGTCCGATGCCGGCCAAACTGCAACAGGCCTTGCTGCCCGTGGTGCAGCACAGCGTGTGCAGTCGGAGCGACTGGTGGGGCATCAACGTCAAGACCACCATGATCTGCGCCGGCGGAGACGCTGTGTCGGGGTGTAAT ggCGACTCCGGCGGCCCTCTCAACTGTCAGGGCGAGGACGGCCGCTGGTACGTGCAAGGCGTCACCAGCTTTGTGTCATCACGAGTGTGCAACGAGTCTAAGAAGCCAACCGTCTTCACTCGAACCTCCGCCTTTGCCCAATGGCTCAACGACGTAAGTCGGCACACGCATTCACAACCTCCAGGACATATTTGCaaattgtaa